A genomic region of Branchiostoma lanceolatum isolate klBraLanc5 chromosome 4, klBraLanc5.hap2, whole genome shotgun sequence contains the following coding sequences:
- the LOC136432118 gene encoding cytoglobin-1-like, which yields MGCSASMAGMGRAGQALPEPEAPPPVDPRLPLDARQKFHLEKSWKSVARNIDRAGMFMFLRLFRDCPEMKEKYPELRGMDDQEELRNSQFLQEHSQRVLDAFDHTIDSLDDVDYVIQLLKKIGQMHADLELKPDDMWKLEQPFLAAVAECLEDRYTPKFQEIYSKLITFIIEHVVNGFDPH from the exons ATGGGCTGCTCGGCTTCGATGGCAGGGATGGGGAGGGCGGGCCAAGCTCTACCCGAGCCCGAGGCGCCCCCGCCGGTGGACCCGCGCCTTCCCCTGGACGCGCGGCAGAAATTCCACCTGGAGAAGTCGTGGAAGTCCGTCGCCCGGAATATCGACAGGGCCGGAATGTTTATGTTCCTCAG GTTGTTCCGTGACTGCCCTGAGATGAAGGAGAAGTACCCAGAGCTGCGCGGCATGGATGACCAGGAGGAGCTGCGCAACAGCCAGTTTCTACAGGAGCACTCCCAGCGCGTGCTCGACGCCTTCGACCACACCATCGACTCCCTGGATGACGTGGACTACGTCATCCAACTCTTGAAGAAGATCGGTCAGATGCACGCGGACCTTGAGCTCAAACCGGACGACATGTGG AAACTTGAGCAGCCGTTCCTGGCGGCCGTGGCGGAGTGCCTGGAGGACAGGTACACGCCCAAGTTCCAGGAGATCTACAGCAAGCTCATCACGTTTATCATAGAACACGTGGTCAATGGCTTCGATCCGCATTGA